In a single window of the Streptomyces cinnabarinus genome:
- a CDS encoding TetR/AcrR family transcriptional regulator: MATDKASTKDRLLDAAAELFYRDGVSIGVEALCRSAGVSKRSMYQLFASKDEVLAASLERRIPVYDAQLRPADEDAGTPREWILGLFGQMERASTEPGYHGCPFLAALVELKDPGHPASVVARSVKERLQETFRTRAEEGGARDPELLARQLMLVFDGASARAGAGIERLDGLTTATVTALMDAAGMK, encoded by the coding sequence ATGGCCACAGACAAGGCGTCCACCAAGGACCGGCTCCTCGACGCGGCCGCCGAGCTCTTCTACCGCGACGGCGTCTCCATCGGCGTCGAGGCGCTGTGCCGCTCCGCTGGAGTCTCCAAGCGCTCGATGTACCAGCTCTTCGCCAGTAAGGACGAGGTCCTCGCGGCGAGTCTGGAGCGCCGGATCCCGGTGTACGACGCTCAGCTGCGGCCCGCCGACGAGGACGCCGGCACGCCCCGGGAGTGGATCCTGGGCCTCTTCGGGCAGATGGAGCGGGCCTCGACCGAGCCCGGCTATCACGGCTGCCCATTCCTGGCGGCGCTGGTCGAGCTGAAGGACCCCGGGCATCCGGCGAGCGTGGTCGCCCGCTCGGTCAAGGAGCGCCTTCAGGAGACCTTCCGTACCCGGGCCGAAGAGGGCGGCGCCCGGGACCCGGAGCTGCTCGCCCGCCAGCTCATGCTGGTCTTCGACGGGGCGAGCGCCCGCGCCGGAGCCGGGATCGAGAGGCTGGACGGACTGACGACCGCGACGGTGACGGCGCTGATGGACGCGGCTGGGATGAAGTAG